A DNA window from Thermosynechococcaceae cyanobacterium Okahandja contains the following coding sequences:
- the ilvN gene encoding acetolactate synthase small subunit → MKHTLSVLVEDEAGVLTRIAGLFARRGFNIESLAVGPAEQLGVSRITMVVPGDDAIIEQLTKQLYKLINVLKVQDITTIPCVERELMLLKVNATASTRSEILELVQIFRAKVVDVADDSLIVEVSGDPGKMVAIIQMLNKFGIREIARTGKIALVRESGVNTEYLKSLEARV, encoded by the coding sequence ATGAAACATACGCTGTCGGTACTAGTAGAAGACGAGGCGGGGGTTCTCACCCGCATTGCTGGCCTATTTGCCCGGCGGGGCTTTAATATCGAGAGCCTTGCGGTCGGACCCGCCGAGCAGTTGGGGGTTTCCCGCATTACCATGGTGGTGCCCGGCGATGATGCCATTATTGAGCAGCTTACCAAGCAGCTTTACAAACTCATCAACGTCCTCAAAGTACAGGACATTACAACCATCCCCTGCGTTGAACGGGAACTGATGCTTCTGAAGGTGAATGCAACCGCCAGTACCCGCTCCGAAATTCTCGAGCTGGTACAAATTTTTCGCGCCAAGGTGGTGGATGTGGCCGATGACTCGCTGATTGTGGAAGTCTCTGGTGATCCGGGTAAGATGGTGGCCATCATTCAAATGCTCAACAAGTTTGGCATTCGTGAAATTGCCCGCACCGGTAAGATTGCCCTTGTGCGGGAGTCGGGGGTGAATACTGAGTACCTGAAATCCTTGGAGGCACGGGTTTAA
- a CDS encoding CHAT domain-containing protein, which yields MMQQVCLELGALPPLHQSFEGRLLLGLDHQPDAQGVFPVVFQPLERVQATYDAWVSAYRECTQTPRLGSVGQQITNISSPPPHLLKELRAKYQTFVESLQNWLNQTRVNDLSNHGDANSSCFGLGNYVFNPFGESRHLFLQTPTIELWYYPWHEWLGFRRHLDLEVVFMPRFYHPLHSPSRPNSAIRILAILGQERGLNLNADFAALQALPDVELHCLSAPTPEELIALWQEPWDILFYAGHSKEGTIDVNCPLGIHQIRSTLQYAAQRGLQLAIFNSCESIGIAQQLVQLGVPYVIGMRQVIPDCVAQQFLQYFLRNFHGGADLYTAVARARSQLRELFHVEEHLPGAASLPLICRHPQARPLTWEYLKKANRTAPTVLQQETPPPPLPQLLFWCRLQLEQAQQEFSVTERHPFDYPTAPPLQRDLILFLARRRPVELEQYQQSLKNIVHWACGVLRTFGGFEETPQLPFFFAALQLDAEAALTNVPAQRLIPFLQALVNQRQGLHSTHAAMLIMQQQPSEAHLQQALEAFVQALSSKKLDSELKQKFLEQLHQFLAQVSPPLLDLAWSSTEGDTLRQYLDRLANNTQEVNRLRLVAATALGLAGEPFTQRATNIALGILQGSSSLEDVIAASRCLCYLEARLWEVEARLLRFLDWATIHSHRVAVCRTLGLVHPGHPSAIHTLETLIQHQIYDTDTLLSAVEALHRIAPKHPLPVQILKELVAKAQAEKDAVDFYRGLALMKAFDIPISPYLDAAVVRWMREEINVMQARQEPYLEAPHTILWYCTGHLPATEIAKEFQ from the coding sequence ATGATGCAGCAAGTCTGTCTGGAACTCGGTGCCCTCCCGCCACTTCACCAGAGTTTTGAAGGCCGCCTACTGCTGGGTTTAGACCATCAACCGGATGCCCAAGGCGTGTTTCCGGTGGTCTTCCAGCCCCTTGAGAGGGTACAGGCAACCTATGACGCATGGGTAAGTGCCTATCGGGAGTGCACCCAAACCCCCCGCTTGGGATCGGTGGGTCAACAAATTACCAATATTTCCAGTCCACCACCGCACCTTCTGAAAGAGTTAAGAGCAAAGTACCAGACATTTGTCGAGAGTCTGCAAAACTGGCTTAACCAGACCCGGGTCAATGACCTGTCAAACCATGGGGATGCCAATTCCTCGTGCTTTGGCCTAGGCAACTATGTGTTTAATCCCTTTGGCGAGTCACGGCATCTGTTTCTCCAAACCCCCACGATTGAACTGTGGTATTACCCATGGCACGAGTGGCTGGGCTTTCGCCGTCACCTTGATCTTGAGGTGGTGTTCATGCCCCGCTTCTATCACCCGCTACACAGTCCCAGTCGCCCGAACTCAGCTATCCGCATCTTAGCCATTTTGGGGCAAGAGCGCGGACTCAATCTCAATGCTGATTTCGCGGCGTTGCAGGCGTTACCCGACGTAGAACTCCACTGCTTGAGTGCCCCCACCCCCGAAGAATTGATTGCCCTGTGGCAGGAACCATGGGACATCTTGTTCTATGCCGGCCACAGCAAAGAGGGCACCATTGACGTGAACTGCCCCCTAGGGATTCACCAGATCCGTAGCACGCTTCAGTACGCCGCCCAGCGGGGATTACAGTTAGCCATTTTTAACTCCTGTGAGAGTATTGGCATTGCGCAACAGTTGGTGCAACTGGGGGTTCCCTACGTTATCGGCATGAGGCAGGTTATTCCTGACTGTGTCGCTCAACAGTTTTTGCAGTATTTTCTGCGCAATTTCCATGGGGGCGCAGATCTCTATACGGCGGTAGCCCGGGCGCGATCGCAGTTGCGGGAACTCTTTCACGTTGAGGAACACTTACCCGGCGCCGCTTCGTTGCCCTTAATTTGTCGCCATCCCCAAGCTCGACCGCTGACGTGGGAATACCTCAAAAAGGCCAATCGTACAGCCCCAACTGTTCTGCAACAGGAGACACCACCGCCGCCACTTCCCCAACTCCTGTTCTGGTGCCGATTACAACTTGAGCAAGCACAACAAGAATTCTCAGTCACCGAACGTCATCCCTTTGACTACCCAACGGCTCCACCCTTACAACGGGATTTAATTCTTTTTCTTGCCAGGAGAAGGCCTGTTGAACTCGAGCAGTACCAACAGTCCCTGAAAAATATTGTCCACTGGGCCTGTGGTGTGCTTCGCACCTTTGGTGGCTTTGAAGAGACACCGCAGTTGCCGTTTTTCTTTGCCGCTTTGCAACTGGATGCTGAAGCAGCCTTAACGAACGTGCCCGCGCAGCGGCTGATCCCGTTCCTCCAAGCCTTGGTTAATCAACGGCAGGGACTGCACAGTACCCATGCCGCGATGCTAATCATGCAGCAGCAGCCCAGCGAAGCTCACCTGCAACAAGCCTTAGAAGCCTTTGTACAGGCATTATCGTCCAAGAAGCTGGACAGCGAACTAAAGCAAAAATTCCTAGAACAACTACACCAGTTCCTTGCACAGGTGTCACCCCCCCTGTTAGACCTTGCTTGGAGCAGTACCGAGGGGGACACCCTCAGGCAATACCTAGATAGACTGGCCAACAACACGCAGGAGGTCAATCGCCTCCGCCTTGTGGCGGCAACTGCTTTAGGGTTAGCGGGAGAACCCTTCACTCAACGGGCAACCAACATTGCCCTGGGCATCCTGCAAGGCTCCTCGTCACTGGAGGATGTCATTGCGGCTAGCCGTTGTCTGTGCTACCTAGAGGCTCGCCTGTGGGAGGTGGAGGCGCGACTCCTGCGCTTCCTAGACTGGGCAACAATCCATTCCCATCGGGTAGCGGTCTGCCGTACCCTTGGCTTAGTCCATCCCGGTCACCCAAGTGCCATTCACACCCTAGAAACCCTCATTCAACACCAGATTTACGATACGGATACCTTACTGTCAGCAGTAGAAGCCTTGCACCGGATTGCCCCTAAACATCCCTTACCGGTGCAAATCCTGAAAGAGCTAGTGGCAAAGGCTCAGGCTGAAAAGGATGCCGTCGATTTTTACCGCGGGCTTGCCCTCATGAAGGCCTTCGATATTCCCATTAGCCCCTATCTTGATGCGGCGGTTGTGCGCTGGATGCGGGAGGAGATTAACGTGATGCAGGCACGTCAAGAACCCTACCTCGAAGCTCCCCATACGATTCTCTGGTACTGCACCGGGCATTTACCCGCTACGGAAATTGCAAAAGAATTTCAATAA
- a CDS encoding 4-hydroxy-3-methylbut-2-enyl diphosphate reductase, whose product MDTRAFKRSLHSSGNYHRKGFGHGEAVNEQLQGEYQSSLIQQIRANGYRWQQGDVTIRLAEAFGFCWGVERAVALAYETRTHFPTERIWITNEIIHNPSVNERLRQMQVEFIPVVNGVKDFSNVSQGDVVILPAFGASVQEMQLLNERGCTIVDTTCPWVSKVWHSVEKHKKVNFTSIIHGKYNHEETIATSSFAGTYLIVLNLEEARYVCDYILHGGDRHAFMAKFAKATSAGFDPDRDLVRVGIANQTTMLKGETEQIGKLFERTMMQKYGPDQLNNHFQSFNTICDATQERQDAMLALVEEPLDLMVVIGGYNSSNTTHLQEIAIEHGIPSYHIDAADRIGPGNRIQHKPLHQELTIVENWLPDRPVTIGVTSGASTPDKVVEDVLEKIFALKAPCLV is encoded by the coding sequence ATGGATACCCGCGCCTTTAAGCGATCGCTACACAGTTCTGGAAACTATCACCGCAAAGGGTTTGGCCACGGCGAGGCGGTCAACGAACAACTCCAGGGAGAGTATCAAAGTTCCCTCATTCAGCAAATCCGTGCCAATGGCTACCGATGGCAGCAGGGGGATGTCACCATTCGCTTGGCGGAAGCCTTTGGCTTTTGTTGGGGGGTTGAGCGGGCGGTGGCTCTTGCCTACGAAACCCGCACCCATTTCCCCACGGAACGGATTTGGATTACGAACGAAATTATTCACAATCCTTCCGTCAATGAGCGGTTGCGGCAGATGCAGGTGGAATTTATTCCCGTTGTCAACGGGGTCAAGGACTTTAGCAATGTTAGCCAAGGAGATGTGGTGATTTTGCCGGCCTTTGGGGCAAGTGTACAGGAGATGCAGTTACTGAATGAGCGGGGCTGCACCATTGTGGATACCACCTGCCCGTGGGTCTCGAAAGTGTGGCACAGCGTTGAAAAGCACAAAAAGGTGAACTTTACCTCGATTATTCACGGTAAGTACAACCACGAAGAGACCATTGCCACCAGTTCCTTTGCCGGTACCTACTTGATTGTGCTCAACCTTGAGGAGGCGCGCTACGTCTGCGACTATATTCTGCACGGGGGCGATCGCCACGCCTTTATGGCAAAGTTTGCCAAAGCAACCTCCGCTGGTTTTGACCCGGATCGGGATTTGGTGCGGGTAGGCATTGCCAACCAAACCACCATGCTCAAGGGCGAAACGGAGCAAATTGGTAAGCTGTTTGAGCGGACGATGATGCAAAAGTACGGCCCCGATCAGCTTAACAATCACTTCCAAAGCTTTAACACGATTTGCGATGCCACCCAAGAGCGGCAGGATGCGATGCTAGCTCTGGTAGAGGAACCCCTAGACCTGATGGTGGTTATTGGGGGCTACAATTCCTCTAATACCACCCACCTACAGGAAATTGCCATTGAGCACGGCATTCCTTCCTACCACATTGATGCCGCCGATCGCATCGGTCCGGGCAATCGCATTCAGCACAAGCCCCTCCATCAGGAACTGACCATTGTGGAGAACTGGCTCCCCGATCGTCCGGTAACCATTGGTGTAACCTCGGGTGCCTCAACCCCCGATAAAGTGGTAGAGGACGTTCTCGAAAAGATTTTTGCCCTCAAGGCACCCTGTCTGGTCTAG
- a CDS encoding DnaJ domain-containing protein — protein sequence MFQPNHYRTLEVAVTASQADIKAAYRRLVKQYHPDYHPQDQQKHERMVAINAAYEVLGDVQCRQAYDAQHRLHHPAAASPVYRSQSADLELEQWLTLTYQPVSRIIQSVLRSHRRQIEALAADPFDDELMAQFLAYLGDCRRALSRARCTFYAQPNPAAAANVAAHLYYCLNQLMDGLDEFEQFSHSYDEHYLHTGQELFRIADRLFAECRVVR from the coding sequence ATGTTTCAACCCAATCACTACCGCACGCTTGAGGTTGCCGTTACCGCCAGTCAGGCGGACATTAAAGCGGCCTATCGTCGTTTGGTCAAACAGTACCATCCCGACTACCATCCCCAAGATCAGCAAAAGCACGAACGGATGGTAGCCATCAATGCCGCCTACGAAGTGCTGGGGGATGTGCAGTGCCGACAGGCCTATGATGCCCAGCACCGTCTGCACCATCCCGCCGCTGCATCGCCGGTGTATCGCTCTCAGAGTGCCGATCTGGAGCTTGAGCAATGGCTCACCTTAACCTATCAGCCGGTGAGTCGCATTATCCAATCGGTGTTGCGATCGCACCGTAGGCAAATTGAGGCCCTAGCAGCAGATCCCTTTGACGATGAGTTGATGGCACAGTTTCTCGCCTATCTAGGGGACTGTCGGCGTGCCCTCAGCCGTGCCCGCTGCACATTCTACGCCCAGCCCAATCCAGCGGCAGCAGCCAACGTTGCCGCCCATCTATACTACTGCCTCAACCAGTTAATGGATGGGCTAGATGAGTTTGAGCAGTTTAGCCACAGCTACGACGAACACTATTTGCACACCGGCCAAGAGTTGTTTCGCATTGCCGATCGCCTCTTCGCAGAGTGCCGCGTTGTCCGTTAG
- a CDS encoding cofactor assembly of complex C subunit B: MRKNVNNLQEDAPIASAGVVTLPPQILENSQEWDRTARTTTMPTDLVYPSTLLLTSLLAIGFVFFVRASTKERLETKTWAIAQPVAAVAALLKQYFQQRGYQIHSVSGDGRQVTFRGTVAASRFVAALLFGLAVAAATCIALALTVLFPKGGILAFGLVGLAPVAPWFYWRGAQRPETVQLCLELQAEQTQVTLTGHRDELMAFDRYWQAQVQGS, from the coding sequence ATGAGAAAAAATGTCAATAATTTGCAAGAAGATGCGCCAATTGCCTCGGCGGGGGTGGTGACGCTGCCACCCCAGATCCTTGAGAATAGTCAAGAATGGGACAGAACTGCTCGGACAACAACGATGCCCACGGATTTGGTTTATCCCTCGACGCTGTTGCTTACCAGCTTATTGGCCATTGGTTTTGTGTTTTTTGTGCGGGCTTCCACCAAGGAGCGTTTAGAAACCAAAACGTGGGCGATCGCCCAACCGGTGGCGGCAGTGGCGGCTCTGTTGAAGCAGTATTTTCAGCAGCGGGGTTATCAAATTCACTCGGTGAGTGGGGATGGACGGCAGGTCACGTTTCGGGGCACGGTGGCCGCCAGTCGTTTTGTGGCAGCGCTGCTCTTTGGCCTAGCGGTGGCGGCGGCTACCTGTATTGCCCTAGCACTCACGGTTTTGTTCCCCAAGGGGGGCATTTTGGCCTTTGGCTTGGTGGGCTTAGCGCCCGTGGCACCGTGGTTTTACTGGCGGGGGGCGCAGCGACCCGAAACGGTGCAACTGTGCTTAGAGTTGCAGGCGGAGCAGACCCAGGTGACCTTAACGGGGCATCGCGATGAGTTAATGGCCTTTGACCGCTACTGGCAAGCGCAAGTTCAAGGGAGCTAG
- a CDS encoding ABC transporter substrate-binding protein has protein sequence MRQWLGWGMGGIALALSSCTVADTPTISDDTLPLGVAFAQTGNAALYGQESLQGAQVAAVFFNDQGSLGSYRLRLVLQDTGSDEAGAVNAFQALINRDRVVGIVGPTLSQQAFSADPIAEQAGVPVVAASNTARGIPQLGAFISRVSAGVEAVAPTAIAAALAIDPKIRRVAVFFAQDDAFSRSETEIFQQAIRENPAFELITVQQTQTTDTNFQAQINATLSLNPDLIVISGLAADGGNLIRQLRELGYQGLILGGNGVNTVNVFPVCRRFCNGVLVAQAYNPENPAPMNVKFRDAFEAQYRQMPSQFSAQAFTAVQVFAESLAKLSQTRDLRQLSLAELRQALNDQLLGGTYDTPLGELRFTPEGEVLQRYFYVGQIEMSDDGQTGKFRLVKQVERQQ, from the coding sequence GTGCGTCAGTGGTTAGGGTGGGGCATGGGGGGGATCGCCCTCGCCTTAAGTAGCTGTACCGTGGCGGATACGCCAACCATTAGCGATGATACCCTTCCTTTGGGGGTGGCCTTTGCCCAAACGGGCAATGCGGCTCTCTACGGCCAAGAGTCGCTACAGGGGGCACAGGTGGCTGCTGTGTTTTTTAATGACCAGGGTAGCCTTGGCAGCTATCGCCTCCGCCTTGTTCTCCAGGATACGGGCAGTGATGAAGCGGGTGCCGTCAATGCCTTTCAAGCCCTGATCAATCGCGATCGCGTCGTGGGGATTGTTGGCCCGACCCTCTCGCAGCAAGCCTTTAGTGCCGACCCCATCGCCGAGCAAGCAGGCGTACCGGTAGTGGCCGCCTCAAATACGGCGCGGGGCATTCCCCAATTGGGGGCATTTATTAGTCGTGTCTCCGCTGGGGTGGAAGCGGTAGCCCCCACAGCCATTGCCGCCGCCTTAGCCATTGACCCCAAGATTCGCCGTGTGGCCGTCTTCTTTGCTCAGGATGATGCCTTTAGCCGCTCGGAAACGGAGATTTTTCAGCAGGCAATTCGTGAGAATCCCGCCTTCGAACTCATTACTGTACAGCAAACCCAAACTACCGATACGAACTTTCAAGCCCAGATTAATGCCACCCTGAGCCTTAACCCTGACCTCATTGTTATTTCTGGTCTTGCGGCGGATGGTGGTAACCTGATTCGTCAGTTGCGGGAACTGGGCTATCAAGGCTTAATTTTAGGGGGCAACGGTGTGAATACGGTCAATGTGTTTCCTGTCTGTCGCCGCTTCTGCAATGGTGTTTTGGTGGCTCAGGCCTACAATCCCGAGAATCCAGCCCCCATGAATGTGAAGTTTCGGGATGCCTTTGAAGCCCAGTACCGCCAAATGCCCTCCCAATTTAGTGCCCAAGCCTTTACTGCCGTGCAGGTCTTTGCCGAGTCGTTGGCCAAGCTCTCCCAAACCCGTGACCTCCGGCAATTATCCTTGGCGGAGTTGCGCCAAGCCTTAAATGATCAACTCCTAGGGGGCACCTATGATACGCCCCTTGGGGAACTGCGTTTTACGCCAGAGGGTGAAGTGCTCCAGCGGTACTTCTATGTTGGGCAAATTGAAATGAGTGACGACGGCCAAACCGGCAAATTCCGTCTTGTGAAACAAGTTGAGCGGCAGCAGTGA
- a CDS encoding YkgJ family cysteine cluster protein, with amino-acid sequence MATWQCIEGCGACCYLDLGDRPEVATILDEAEFAHYQSLIGEDGWCIHFEPLTCRCQIYEQRPRFCRVTPEVFNDLYGITAEELDEFAIACCCEHISDIYGERSLELLRYERAVGSLHS; translated from the coding sequence ATGGCAACATGGCAGTGTATCGAAGGCTGTGGTGCCTGCTGCTACCTAGACTTGGGCGATCGCCCGGAGGTGGCCACCATTCTTGACGAGGCGGAATTTGCCCACTACCAATCCCTCATTGGCGAAGATGGCTGGTGCATTCACTTTGAGCCGCTGACTTGCCGCTGTCAAATTTATGAGCAGCGACCGCGATTTTGTCGAGTCACACCCGAAGTCTTTAACGACCTGTACGGCATTACGGCTGAGGAACTCGATGAGTTTGCCATTGCCTGCTGTTGCGAACACATTAGCGACATCTACGGTGAGCGCAGCCTAGAACTCCTCCGCTATGAGCGTGCCGTTGGTTCTCTCCACTCTTAA
- a CDS encoding DUF4126 domain-containing protein produces the protein MLELLAILAAAAAGGLRLALPLLLIGLLQGPQLWSAVPLLRHLSPYWVVGILTSWSFLELFLTGNPWGYRLIVLVQLCFSPLVGALLGMTVAAATATPPWLVGSLSGLFAFVVQLVQVGWFYRLGKLPRWIVVGQDILCILLILFALKAPTQGGLIALLLLWLVVRSAKDWRQQQQHRRPRR, from the coding sequence ATGCTAGAACTTCTTGCCATTCTTGCTGCTGCCGCTGCCGGAGGGTTACGCCTCGCCTTACCCCTGCTGCTGATTGGTTTGCTGCAAGGGCCACAACTGTGGTCGGCGGTGCCATTGCTACGGCATCTGTCCCCCTACTGGGTTGTCGGCATTTTAACCAGTTGGTCGTTTCTGGAACTGTTTTTGACGGGCAATCCTTGGGGGTACCGCCTCATTGTCTTAGTCCAACTCTGCTTTAGTCCTCTTGTGGGTGCCCTCTTGGGCATGACGGTAGCCGCGGCCACCGCGACCCCGCCGTGGTTGGTGGGTAGCCTGAGTGGTCTTTTTGCCTTTGTGGTGCAACTGGTGCAGGTGGGGTGGTTCTATCGCCTTGGTAAGCTACCCCGCTGGATTGTGGTGGGGCAAGATATTCTCTGTATTCTGTTAATTCTATTTGCCCTGAAAGCGCCGACCCAAGGCGGTCTCATTGCCCTACTATTGCTATGGCTGGTGGTGCGCAGCGCTAAAGACTGGCGGCAGCAACAACAGCACCGCCGTCCCCGTCGGTAA
- a CDS encoding shikimate kinase, with product MELQDRLGGVNIYLVGMMGSGKTTTGKVLAQQLGYGFVDTDAVITEIRQQSIREIFATDGEAYFRQLEQEVLAQVSSYHHLVVATGGGIVLQSMNWSYLRHGIVVWLNVPIPVLCQRLATDDQRPLLQEQSLAERLGQLMAERQPLYAQADLELLISATDTPATVCDRLWQALPTILKPTVSDALPPEPC from the coding sequence ATGGAACTGCAAGACCGCCTTGGGGGAGTCAACATCTATCTTGTAGGAATGATGGGGTCTGGCAAGACAACGACGGGGAAAGTGTTAGCACAGCAACTGGGCTATGGCTTTGTGGATACTGATGCTGTCATTACGGAGATTCGGCAGCAGTCGATACGGGAGATTTTTGCCACTGACGGCGAAGCCTACTTCCGCCAGTTAGAACAGGAGGTGCTGGCCCAAGTCTCGAGCTATCACCACCTCGTCGTGGCCACCGGCGGCGGTATTGTCCTGCAGTCGATGAACTGGAGCTATCTGCGTCATGGCATTGTAGTGTGGTTAAATGTGCCTATTCCGGTATTATGCCAGCGCTTAGCCACCGATGATCAACGCCCCCTACTACAGGAGCAGTCCTTGGCCGAGCGCTTGGGGCAGCTCATGGCCGAGCGCCAGCCCCTATACGCCCAAGCAGACCTAGAACTACTGATCTCCGCAACCGATACGCCTGCGACCGTGTGCGATCGCCTCTGGCAAGCGTTGCCGACCATTCTCAAGCCGACAGTCTCGGATGCCCTCCCCCCAGAGCCATGCTAG
- a CDS encoding photosystem II reaction center protein Ycf12, with protein MGLFNGIIDFIANINFEVIAQLTMISMIGIAGPVVVFLLAVRRGNL; from the coding sequence ATGGGACTCTTCAACGGAATTATTGATTTTATTGCCAACATTAACTTTGAAGTCATTGCCCAACTGACGATGATTAGCATGATTGGGATTGCAGGGCCGGTGGTGGTCTTCCTCTTGGCGGTGCGCCGCGGTAACCTGTAA
- the ilvB gene encoding biosynthetic-type acetolactate synthase large subunit has product MQATGAYILIDALCRHGVKHIFGYPGGAILPIYDELYRAEARGVIQHILVRHEQGAAHAADGYARATGQVGVCFGTSGPGATNLVTGIATAHMDSIPLLVITGQVPRSAIGTDAFQETDIFGITLPIVKHSYVVRNAKDMARIIAEAIYIATTGRPGPVLVDIPKDVGLEVCDYEPVEPGQVKLPGYRPTIRGNVRQIAQAVQLIREAKRPLLYVGGGAITAAAHDEIYQLAELFQIPVTTTLMGKGAFPESHPLSLGMLGMHGTAYANFAVSECDLLIAVGARFDDRVTGKLDEFASRAKVIHIDIDPAEVGKNRVPEVPIVGSVKPVLQQILSHIQESGRPAEPLTHAWLTRINTWKKDYPLVVPQPSGELSPQEVIVAFGCHAPDAYYTTDVGQHQMWAAQFLKNGPRRWISSAGLGTMGFGMPAAMGVKVALPDQQVICISGDASFQMNSQELATLAQYGIAVKTVIINNFWQGMVRQWQQAFYEERYSHSNMANGMPDFMKLADAYGVKGLRVSDRHNLDEIVQEVLAYDGPVLLDAHVTRDENCYPMVAPGKSNAQMLGLPEQATLEKAAELVYCTNCGAKTISTHRFCPECGSKL; this is encoded by the coding sequence GTGCAAGCAACTGGAGCCTATATCTTAATAGACGCCTTGTGCCGTCATGGCGTTAAGCATATTTTTGGCTATCCGGGTGGGGCAATTCTACCGATTTACGACGAACTGTACCGCGCCGAAGCTCGCGGTGTCATTCAGCACATTCTCGTCCGTCATGAGCAGGGAGCCGCCCATGCCGCCGATGGCTACGCCCGAGCCACAGGCCAAGTGGGGGTATGTTTTGGCACCTCTGGCCCCGGCGCCACCAACCTCGTGACCGGGATTGCCACCGCTCATATGGACTCCATTCCCCTCTTGGTGATCACTGGCCAAGTTCCCCGCTCCGCCATTGGTACCGATGCGTTTCAGGAAACAGATATTTTTGGCATTACCCTCCCGATTGTCAAGCACTCCTACGTGGTGCGCAATGCCAAGGATATGGCGCGCATCATTGCCGAAGCCATCTACATTGCCACAACCGGTCGCCCGGGGCCTGTTCTCGTCGATATTCCTAAGGATGTGGGCTTAGAGGTCTGCGACTACGAACCGGTGGAGCCGGGGCAGGTGAAGCTGCCGGGCTATCGCCCCACGATTCGCGGCAATGTCCGCCAAATTGCCCAAGCCGTGCAACTCATCCGCGAAGCCAAGCGCCCGCTGCTGTACGTTGGCGGTGGTGCCATTACCGCCGCTGCCCACGATGAAATTTACCAACTGGCGGAACTGTTTCAGATTCCGGTGACCACCACCCTCATGGGCAAAGGGGCCTTTCCAGAATCCCACCCCCTTTCCCTAGGGATGCTGGGGATGCACGGCACGGCCTATGCCAACTTTGCCGTGAGTGAGTGCGATTTACTCATTGCCGTTGGTGCTCGCTTTGACGATCGCGTCACCGGCAAACTGGATGAATTTGCCTCCCGGGCCAAGGTGATTCACATTGATATTGACCCGGCGGAAGTGGGTAAAAACCGTGTGCCCGAGGTGCCCATTGTTGGCAGTGTCAAACCAGTGCTGCAACAGATCCTCAGCCATATTCAGGAGAGTGGCCGCCCAGCCGAACCCCTCACCCATGCATGGCTCACCCGCATTAATACTTGGAAAAAGGATTATCCGCTGGTGGTGCCGCAGCCCAGTGGCGAGCTCTCGCCTCAGGAGGTCATTGTGGCCTTTGGCTGCCATGCGCCGGATGCCTACTACACCACCGATGTGGGTCAGCACCAGATGTGGGCCGCCCAGTTTTTGAAAAATGGCCCGCGGCGTTGGATCTCCAGTGCGGGGTTGGGCACGATGGGGTTTGGTATGCCCGCCGCCATGGGGGTGAAAGTGGCGCTGCCGGATCAACAGGTCATCTGCATTAGTGGTGATGCCAGCTTTCAAATGAATTCCCAAGAGCTAGCAACCCTTGCCCAGTACGGTATCGCGGTAAAAACCGTTATTATTAATAATTTTTGGCAGGGCATGGTACGTCAGTGGCAGCAGGCCTTCTATGAGGAGCGCTATTCCCACTCCAACATGGCCAACGGTATGCCTGATTTTATGAAGTTGGCGGATGCCTACGGCGTTAAGGGCCTACGGGTGAGCGATCGCCACAATCTGGATGAAATTGTGCAGGAGGTTCTGGCGTACGATGGTCCGGTACTTTTGGATGCCCACGTGACCCGGGATGAAAACTGCTATCCGATGGTGGCACCTGGTAAAAGCAATGCCCAAATGCTGGGGCTGCCGGAGCAGGCGACCCTAGAGAAGGCCGCGGAGCTTGTGTACTGTACAAACTGCGGTGCCAAAACCATTTCCACCCATCGCTTTTGCCCCGAGTGCGGCAGTAAGCTCTAG